Proteins encoded in a region of the Haloglomus salinum genome:
- a CDS encoding DUF7288 family protein, with translation MSRDRGQAHTLEGVVAAILLLSSLTFALQVTAVTPLSASTSSQHIENQMQSVADGVLAVSAEDDHLKDAVLFWGDKDSDDEFNFYGAPGVYYTNGPPDNEFGEALSMAYGGRAIAYNVYVSYQGGSGSWVTQRMVYRGRPSDNAISASRTVTLYDSDCMLNEDETTDESRCLDDDSPGDGWGKSDFYAPDLPDSDGLYNVVRVEVVAWRM, from the coding sequence GTGAGCCGCGACCGTGGGCAGGCCCACACGCTGGAGGGTGTCGTGGCGGCCATCCTGCTGCTGTCGAGCCTGACGTTCGCCCTGCAGGTGACCGCCGTGACACCGCTATCGGCCAGTACGTCCAGCCAGCATATCGAGAACCAGATGCAGTCCGTCGCCGACGGCGTGCTGGCGGTCTCGGCCGAGGACGACCACCTGAAGGATGCGGTACTGTTCTGGGGCGACAAGGACAGCGACGATGAGTTCAATTTCTACGGCGCCCCCGGCGTCTACTACACGAACGGGCCACCGGACAACGAGTTCGGCGAGGCACTCTCGATGGCGTACGGCGGTCGCGCCATCGCGTACAACGTCTACGTCTCCTACCAGGGCGGCAGCGGGTCGTGGGTGACCCAGCGGATGGTCTACCGTGGCCGGCCGAGCGACAACGCCATCAGCGCCTCGCGGACGGTGACGCTGTACGACAGCGACTGCATGCTGAACGAAGACGAGACAACCGACGAAAGCCGGTGTCTGGATGACGACAGCCCGGGCGACGGCTGGGGGAAGAGCGACTTCTACGCGCCCGACCTCCCGGACTCGGACGGGCTGTACAACGTGGTACGCGTCGAGGTGGTCGCGTGGCGGATGTGA
- a CDS encoding DUF7287 family protein, giving the protein MQARPPTFDARGDTPGPSDDDGRSRGQTTLDFAVGMSLFLISVAFVISFTPNLIQPFADSGTEDTIIANRVASQLVEGTLADPGKPYVLDKACTVAFFAPENLDGDPDNDEDLNTSNDDQLTRDRFDISRANLWKNNDCNFEVSQPDDSDYLHARLGIAGIADDGSVSRALSPGLQIEIRGDADGNETRNLLCLEANEDPDSNQYPNVTSTIVESPDGAFDTTGSVDCGASDGDYDVPFQAGEDPPEDSGSVVVARRIVTIDGIRATVYVRVW; this is encoded by the coding sequence ATGCAGGCAAGGCCCCCCACGTTCGACGCACGCGGCGACACACCCGGCCCCAGCGACGACGACGGGCGAAGCCGCGGGCAGACGACGCTCGATTTCGCGGTCGGGATGAGCCTCTTTCTCATCTCGGTCGCGTTCGTCATCTCGTTCACACCGAACCTCATCCAACCGTTCGCCGACAGCGGCACCGAGGACACCATCATCGCGAACCGCGTGGCCAGCCAGCTCGTCGAGGGAACGCTGGCCGACCCCGGGAAGCCGTACGTGCTGGACAAGGCGTGCACGGTCGCGTTCTTCGCGCCGGAGAACCTCGACGGTGACCCCGACAACGACGAGGACCTGAATACCTCGAACGACGACCAACTGACACGGGATCGATTCGACATCTCGCGAGCCAACCTCTGGAAGAACAACGATTGCAACTTCGAGGTGTCCCAACCCGATGACTCCGACTACCTCCACGCGCGGCTCGGTATCGCCGGAATCGCCGACGACGGGAGCGTCAGCAGGGCACTTTCGCCGGGACTGCAGATCGAGATCCGGGGCGACGCCGACGGAAACGAGACGCGGAACCTGCTCTGCCTCGAGGCGAACGAGGACCCCGACTCGAATCAGTATCCGAACGTCACATCTACAATCGTCGAATCGCCGGACGGGGCCTTCGACACCACGGGGTCGGTTGACTGTGGCGCTTCGGACGGCGACTACGATGTCCCCTTCCAGGCCGGCGAGGACCCGCCCGAGGACTCCGGCTCGGTCGTTGTGGCTCGGCGAATCGTGACCATCGACGGCATCCGAGCGACCGTCTACGTACGGGTGTGGTGA
- a CDS encoding DUF7322 domain-containing protein, with the protein MDPFSVVVEEDDDAGERLADGVGSLSSGTFRAFVVALLLAQAGLFAASLGLLLGWFRAQWLLGGALFIGGIVALAATVGIVRWHARQS; encoded by the coding sequence ATGGACCCGTTCTCGGTGGTCGTCGAGGAGGACGACGACGCGGGCGAGCGTCTCGCGGACGGCGTAGGGTCACTATCGTCGGGGACCTTCCGGGCGTTCGTCGTGGCCCTGCTGCTCGCGCAGGCGGGCCTGTTCGCGGCGAGTCTGGGGCTCCTGCTGGGCTGGTTCCGGGCACAGTGGCTGCTGGGCGGCGCGCTCTTCATCGGCGGTATCGTGGCGCTGGCGGCGACGGTCGGAATCGTCCGCTGGCACGCGCGACAGTCCTGA
- a CDS encoding DUF7261 family protein has product MTARSGRRDSARGQLLLLGGIVLAMIFIGIALVLNGSIFAENLATRQSGGASAEVQEFRSTVADGVGDAIGSTNQDRAGESFATLRDDRYQPRVEILADQLANRRSLDGEAIQLTTDGSRPGTQIVDGDASTDFTPRDATTTAGDWTMVASAHIRAFELTAEPTEPDSTSEVTTQLTGGTGDAFEVTLTAATGTAHEVAVYEDSDDSTVRVAVSEVGSGAVRECDAEGGDATVSLTGRPTVDGAYCDALGPVAEASGTYEVNVTNGDLAMGTYRLVVDRTDGPSASEESLDEQVDRVNYGAACSGTTYAATVGNAPYSAPAIYAGTVDLSYRSQGAESDATVQVVPEQAGDSLDTPLVTSLDVTDNSATDGDASFTVAWTVEDPNGDLDEVTLELVDSSGTVVDTDDTDDADIGGESETGSLSVTDTDGWDNTYDLAVTVTDGMAERTRTVTHDADGDTDTSGACPL; this is encoded by the coding sequence GTGACGGCGCGGTCCGGCCGGCGAGATTCCGCCCGAGGCCAGTTGCTCCTCCTCGGTGGCATCGTGCTCGCGATGATATTCATCGGCATCGCGCTGGTACTGAACGGCTCCATCTTCGCCGAGAACCTCGCGACGCGACAGAGCGGCGGCGCCAGCGCCGAGGTCCAGGAGTTCCGTAGCACGGTCGCTGACGGGGTCGGAGACGCCATCGGGAGCACGAACCAGGACCGTGCCGGCGAGTCGTTCGCCACCCTTCGGGACGACCGCTACCAGCCCCGGGTCGAGATACTGGCCGACCAGCTCGCCAATCGTCGGTCGCTCGATGGCGAGGCCATCCAGCTGACGACTGACGGGAGCCGTCCGGGGACCCAGATCGTCGATGGCGACGCGAGCACCGACTTCACGCCCCGTGACGCGACGACGACCGCCGGCGACTGGACGATGGTCGCGTCGGCTCACATCCGTGCGTTCGAGCTGACGGCCGAGCCGACGGAACCGGACTCGACGAGCGAGGTCACGACCCAGCTGACGGGCGGAACCGGCGACGCGTTCGAGGTGACGCTGACGGCCGCGACGGGGACGGCCCACGAGGTGGCCGTCTACGAGGACAGCGACGACTCGACTGTTCGGGTCGCGGTCAGTGAGGTCGGCTCCGGTGCCGTCCGCGAGTGCGACGCCGAGGGCGGGGACGCCACCGTCTCGCTGACCGGGCGGCCGACCGTCGACGGCGCGTACTGCGACGCGCTCGGTCCGGTTGCCGAGGCGAGCGGCACGTACGAGGTGAACGTCACCAACGGCGACCTGGCGATGGGGACCTACCGGCTCGTCGTCGACCGGACCGACGGGCCGTCCGCCTCCGAGGAATCCCTCGACGAGCAGGTCGACCGCGTGAACTACGGCGCCGCCTGTAGCGGGACCACGTACGCCGCCACGGTCGGCAACGCCCCGTACAGCGCCCCCGCCATCTACGCCGGGACGGTCGACCTGAGCTACCGGAGCCAGGGGGCCGAGAGCGACGCGACGGTACAGGTCGTCCCCGAACAGGCCGGTGACTCTCTGGACACGCCGCTGGTCACCTCGCTCGACGTGACCGACAACTCCGCCACCGACGGGGACGCCTCGTTCACCGTCGCCTGGACCGTCGAGGACCCGAACGGCGATCTGGACGAGGTCACCCTCGAGCTGGTGGATAGCTCCGGGACCGTCGTCGACACCGACGACACAGACGACGCTGATATCGGGGGCGAGTCGGAGACGGGGAGCCTCTCTGTCACCGACACCGATGGTTGGGACAACACCTATGACCTGGCCGTGACCGTCACCGACGGGATGGCCGAGCGCACCCGGACCGTGACCCACGACGCCGACGGCGATACCGACACCAGCGGGGCGTGCCCGTTATGA
- a CDS encoding DUF7266 family protein, giving the protein MREFDDRAVSTTVGYALSLGISALLISGLLIAGGGFLQDQRVTSTRSELTVIGHQIAADIASADRLVGTDASNIRVQRNLPDRVTGSAYTVAVVTSGETHLRLTSAEPEVTVRVDVEAQFAPGGLEQTSVDGGDIEVVYNPDGDDELVVRNV; this is encoded by the coding sequence ATGCGTGAGTTCGACGACCGGGCCGTCTCGACGACCGTCGGGTACGCTCTCTCGCTTGGCATCTCGGCGCTGCTCATCTCCGGCCTGCTCATCGCTGGTGGCGGGTTCCTGCAGGACCAGCGCGTCACGAGCACCCGCTCGGAGCTGACGGTCATCGGGCATCAGATCGCCGCCGACATCGCTTCGGCGGACCGGCTCGTGGGCACGGACGCGTCGAACATCCGGGTCCAGCGCAACCTCCCGGATCGGGTGACCGGTTCGGCCTACACGGTGGCGGTGGTGACGAGTGGAGAGACGCATCTCCGGTTGACCTCGGCCGAGCCGGAGGTGACGGTCCGCGTCGATGTCGAGGCACAGTTCGCCCCCGGCGGCCTCGAACAGACCTCGGTCGACGGCGGGGATATCGAGGTCGTCTACAACCCGGATGGCGACGACGAACTGGTGGTCCGTAATGTCTGA
- a CDS encoding DUF7289 family protein: protein MNGRPSRGQATIGFALIVGIALIGVVTVVALGATALTDIQTSSGTGAAEQAMTQFDSKTSQVALGDSNTQTVSVGQTAGSYQVDPDAGYVQVVHIDYDGNWQDDGDNLPNSAPPGDEDEEVIYESTLGTVRYQRGDTTIGYQSGGVWKRTGQGQSTMVSPPEFHYRGSTLTFPVVRVNQLGGGTQSGSGAIDLRVQQSDEPRSVFPNQSVAYPDTNGKSNGVYSNPSENGTVVVYIESEYYQAWANYFEDRTDGRIQTSDTGGSLLNGYPADPNGDGETGQLVAVELVSTGRTGAFNMPGDGSALEVSGVADHSMSSFDITLTPDKADSANFNNLQWSMYADDGGQEFEMHVRKDGGGGKCDTQEFAVRIFYSPAGTDKYHGWEEDGITGNCVDADGEDGADEIELSLTFVDDDDGDDLPREDNGDENDMQLEYTSLSNNALIHFDASGRSLKSNPTFDQHGDTQGDADPVTWEPVSYSTGDEESSDGLVNHYFSLLGPGFDLTVDDSNNNGVQESASAGNIQYTGGDEFITYVHLSENDVEVTVD, encoded by the coding sequence ATGAACGGAAGACCCTCACGGGGGCAGGCGACGATCGGGTTCGCGCTTATCGTCGGCATCGCCCTCATCGGGGTCGTGACCGTGGTGGCACTCGGCGCAACGGCCCTGACCGATATCCAGACCTCGTCGGGGACCGGTGCCGCCGAGCAGGCGATGACGCAGTTCGACTCCAAGACCTCCCAGGTCGCCCTCGGGGACTCGAACACCCAGACCGTCAGCGTCGGGCAGACCGCGGGCAGCTATCAGGTCGACCCCGACGCCGGCTACGTCCAGGTCGTCCACATCGACTACGACGGGAACTGGCAGGACGACGGGGACAACCTCCCGAACTCGGCTCCCCCCGGCGACGAGGACGAGGAGGTCATCTACGAGTCCACGCTGGGGACGGTCCGCTACCAGCGCGGTGACACGACCATCGGCTACCAGTCCGGTGGCGTCTGGAAGCGGACAGGGCAGGGTCAGAGCACGATGGTCTCCCCGCCGGAGTTCCACTACCGTGGCTCGACGCTGACGTTCCCGGTCGTTCGCGTGAACCAGCTCGGTGGGGGAACCCAGAGCGGTTCCGGCGCCATCGACCTCCGGGTACAGCAGTCCGACGAGCCGCGCAGTGTCTTCCCGAACCAGTCGGTCGCGTACCCTGACACGAACGGGAAGAGCAATGGTGTCTACAGCAACCCCTCGGAGAACGGGACCGTCGTCGTCTACATCGAATCCGAGTACTACCAGGCCTGGGCAAACTACTTCGAGGACCGCACCGACGGCCGCATCCAGACCAGCGACACCGGCGGCTCACTCCTCAACGGCTACCCCGCCGACCCCAACGGCGACGGTGAAACCGGGCAGCTCGTCGCGGTCGAACTCGTCAGTACCGGGCGCACCGGCGCGTTCAACATGCCGGGCGACGGCTCCGCTCTCGAGGTCTCCGGCGTCGCCGACCACTCGATGTCGAGTTTCGACATCACGCTCACCCCGGACAAGGCCGACAGCGCGAACTTCAACAACCTCCAGTGGTCGATGTACGCCGACGACGGGGGGCAGGAGTTCGAGATGCACGTCCGCAAGGACGGGGGCGGTGGGAAATGTGACACCCAGGAGTTCGCGGTCCGGATCTTCTACTCGCCCGCAGGGACGGACAAGTACCACGGCTGGGAGGAAGACGGCATCACGGGCAACTGCGTCGACGCCGACGGCGAGGACGGAGCGGACGAGATCGAACTCTCGCTCACCTTCGTCGACGACGACGACGGCGACGACCTGCCCCGTGAGGACAACGGCGACGAGAACGACATGCAACTCGAGTACACCTCGCTCTCGAACAACGCACTGATCCACTTCGACGCGAGCGGGCGGTCGCTCAAATCCAACCCGACGTTCGACCAGCACGGGGACACGCAGGGTGACGCAGATCCGGTGACGTGGGAGCCGGTGAGCTATTCGACCGGCGACGAGGAGTCCAGCGACGGCCTCGTCAACCACTACTTCTCCCTGCTGGGGCCCGGGTTCGACCTGACGGTCGACGACAGCAACAACAACGGGGTCCAGGAGAGTGCCTCCGCCGGCAACATCCAGTACACGGGCGGTGACGAGTTCATCACCTACGTCCACCTCTCGGAGAACGATGTCGAGGTCACCGTCGACTGA
- a CDS encoding DUF7289 family protein: MSDRPRSRGAFAPDGGGDTDRGVSEVISFALIFSLIAATVALVYVSGIGGLEDTRSAEQVNNAERAFDVLADNIGDIHRQAAPSRATEIKVSDAQMEFGDSVRANITIRNMKGTGNTSVVEYRPIVYSAEGGTDLLYSNGALFREDPSGAVLDKNPPFLLTYDAAAAEKTLILPVIETRNTGPESTGSQRTVLVRTLLATREVTIAQDDPETLRFNTTGDDANEFRINPDFDGDGTDEISDFDPDNDGNHEYGNLDSDGDGVNDYGDLDPDGDGSKEYNVTVRIQTSEKRSDIWLDYLEEQVTAAGGSFDARAGSGACDIIEIDGDSTTETVECSLAAENVYSTATRVDVIYR, from the coding sequence ATGTCTGACCGCCCTCGCTCCCGCGGCGCGTTCGCGCCGGACGGTGGGGGGGACACCGACCGCGGCGTGAGCGAGGTCATCAGCTTCGCACTCATCTTCTCGCTCATCGCCGCGACCGTCGCGCTGGTGTACGTCTCCGGTATCGGCGGGCTGGAGGACACCCGCTCGGCCGAGCAGGTGAACAACGCCGAGCGTGCGTTCGACGTGCTCGCGGACAACATCGGGGACATCCACCGGCAGGCGGCGCCGAGCCGGGCGACCGAGATCAAGGTCTCCGACGCGCAGATGGAGTTCGGTGACTCCGTCCGGGCCAACATCACGATACGGAACATGAAGGGGACCGGCAACACCTCAGTCGTCGAGTACCGGCCGATCGTCTACTCCGCCGAGGGCGGGACCGACCTCCTGTACTCGAACGGCGCGCTGTTCCGTGAGGACCCAAGTGGCGCCGTGCTGGACAAGAACCCGCCGTTCCTGCTCACCTATGACGCCGCTGCCGCCGAGAAGACGCTCATCCTGCCGGTCATCGAGACACGGAACACCGGCCCCGAGAGTACCGGGAGCCAGCGAACCGTCCTCGTGCGGACGTTGCTGGCCACCCGTGAGGTCACCATCGCCCAGGACGACCCAGAGACTCTCAGATTCAACACTACCGGAGACGACGCCAACGAGTTCAGAATCAACCCCGATTTCGATGGCGACGGAACCGACGAGATCAGCGATTTCGATCCCGACAACGACGGCAACCACGAGTACGGGAATCTCGATTCCGACGGCGACGGTGTTAACGACTACGGTGACCTCGACCCCGACGGTGACGGCAGCAAGGAGTACAACGTCACGGTCCGCATCCAGACCTCGGAGAAACGGAGCGATATCTGGCTCGACTACCTGGAGGAGCAGGTCACCGCGGCCGGCGGCAGCTTCGATGCCCGCGCCGGGTCCGGGGCCTGTGACATCATCGAGATCGACGGCGACTCCACGACCGAGACCGTCGAGTGCAGCCTCGCCGCCGAGAACGTCTATTCCACGGCGACGCGTGTGGACGTCATCTACCGGTAA
- a CDS encoding DUF7261 family protein, which yields MWDVRERQENGQLILVGALSLAIVLVGIALVLNASIYAENLATRANQQESGQIVTLEREATQGAGVAMEHIHHDVDSHASYGNLENDFEDAIDSWSDWTVRDSAREGQYVDVRVVDTDPYTRGTRITQDDGGTFEPEESDAVVSVDLTTGLLSSINVEYWSVTPGATQVRDFSMDIDPDQLRGDDTLLGIEASVIETFQAGLELETGGDGDELVGIGDLSFDDPPFTVVYDVGDTGEVDHSFAIYRSDADPDDVNITYYRYDGSGTTRTCTVQDVDSTFTVDVSNGRVEGDDGACRDVFAFQSEISGSYQLFFVQGDQVAGNYELVVDESTTSFENGYDSLNILELDLFGLLSDDPVFGDIYQPHPDPSAHTSPYGPDSPYIEPAIYSADVSLDYQSDSMSYESNVTVAPNEP from the coding sequence ATGTGGGACGTTCGCGAGCGGCAGGAAAACGGGCAGCTCATCCTCGTCGGAGCGCTGTCGCTCGCGATCGTCCTCGTGGGTATCGCGCTGGTCCTGAACGCCTCCATCTACGCGGAGAACCTCGCGACCCGCGCGAACCAGCAGGAGAGCGGTCAGATCGTGACGCTGGAACGGGAGGCCACACAGGGTGCCGGCGTCGCGATGGAACACATCCACCACGATGTCGACTCGCACGCGTCGTACGGGAATCTGGAGAACGACTTCGAGGACGCCATCGACAGCTGGTCGGACTGGACCGTCCGCGACAGCGCTCGCGAGGGGCAGTACGTGGACGTACGGGTGGTGGATACCGACCCGTACACGCGCGGGACGCGCATCACGCAGGACGACGGTGGGACGTTCGAGCCGGAGGAGTCGGACGCGGTCGTGAGTGTCGACCTCACGACGGGGCTGCTCAGTTCCATCAACGTGGAGTACTGGTCAGTGACGCCCGGGGCGACACAGGTTCGGGACTTCAGCATGGACATCGACCCCGACCAGTTGCGCGGGGACGATACGCTGCTGGGAATCGAGGCCAGCGTTATCGAAACGTTCCAGGCCGGTCTGGAACTGGAGACGGGTGGCGACGGGGACGAACTGGTCGGAATCGGCGACCTGTCGTTCGACGACCCGCCGTTCACCGTGGTCTACGATGTCGGCGACACCGGCGAGGTCGACCACTCCTTCGCCATCTACCGTTCGGACGCGGACCCCGACGACGTGAACATCACGTACTACCGCTACGACGGGTCCGGGACGACGCGCACCTGCACGGTCCAGGACGTAGACAGCACGTTCACTGTCGATGTCTCGAACGGGCGGGTGGAGGGAGACGACGGTGCCTGCAGGGACGTCTTCGCGTTCCAGTCCGAAATCTCCGGGTCGTACCAGTTGTTCTTCGTCCAGGGCGACCAGGTCGCCGGGAACTACGAACTCGTCGTCGACGAGTCGACCACCAGCTTCGAGAACGGGTACGACAGCCTGAATATCCTGGAACTGGACCTGTTCGGGCTCCTGTCGGACGACCCGGTGTTCGGGGATATCTACCAGCCCCACCCCGACCCATCCGCGCACACCTCGCCGTACGGCCCCGACAGCCCCTACATCGAACCGGCCATCTACTCGGCCGACGTCAGCCTCGACTACCAGTCGGACTCCATGAGTTACGAATCGAACGTGACGGTGGCGCCGAACGAGCCGTGA
- a CDS encoding PGF-CTERM sorting domain-containing protein, which yields MDDATPSAGYWRRVVVALVALLMVSSMAIGAGAGAAVAAADDPAQQSLQEDDDSTGNQTLDVADEIYVKENGDAILYYEDETEQETGTESELTNGEYGLHVGQGIFYGLIVSDLEETPNATGSAQAVLEPGALTAEGELTTVRPQAIEDLSLTVDAVRTQENNRFDADGRVAVATRSAPSLRLVESADTSLEATVAPNSFDATGSLNAQTSTQLGQPMSGSFELVEGEGTYTLEAAQNQTIREFSKDQWDTEERARQTIRQRYASVAEQLGGSATVTLNSYAFANASQRGVYRLDVDYTVEYEGVDEGLERQAAAYLANSEQFNLSREAASGIAANVTQLEIERIAADFRMQAQSVEGSFDFQLENYNDALLAGLDAAAAYSPPEQEVPPVQPDQLETLRAQIEAQQAADLTRTYSLSASHTLESSSLAVIELQAQSRTENWGAYVSELQSRDIPVANQEFSLAADTSGDQIVANGSLSVEQEDLVDTAVDQFLNATETQNATDEDVEQARQFVRAFREAGFQKARTDVSVSEGNVTFEAGAKFEDMAAFRDVLQQSGRLDLSVSQVVGRSNESGSLNQYVYVTGAVEAGAGESAVRELSVVDEDTTVNMPGSYDRSFPEMETERAYDYLGLEAPTPTPTAGGGDGGDGGDGGTSSDGQPGFGAVAALVALVAAALLARRQH from the coding sequence ATGGATGACGCAACTCCCTCCGCGGGGTACTGGCGACGGGTGGTTGTTGCACTGGTCGCCCTGCTGATGGTCTCGAGTATGGCCATCGGTGCGGGTGCCGGTGCTGCAGTCGCGGCAGCGGACGACCCGGCGCAGCAGTCCCTTCAGGAGGACGACGACAGTACCGGCAATCAGACACTCGACGTCGCCGATGAGATCTACGTCAAGGAGAACGGCGACGCCATCCTCTACTACGAGGACGAGACCGAACAGGAGACCGGCACGGAATCCGAACTGACGAACGGCGAGTACGGGCTCCATGTCGGGCAGGGCATCTTCTACGGGCTCATCGTGAGCGACCTCGAGGAGACCCCGAACGCGACGGGGTCGGCGCAGGCAGTGCTCGAGCCCGGTGCCCTGACTGCCGAGGGTGAACTGACGACTGTCCGCCCGCAGGCCATCGAGGACCTGAGCCTCACGGTCGACGCCGTCCGGACCCAGGAGAACAACCGCTTCGACGCGGACGGCCGGGTGGCTGTCGCCACACGGAGTGCGCCGTCGCTGCGGCTCGTCGAGTCCGCCGACACGTCGCTAGAGGCGACGGTCGCGCCGAACTCGTTCGATGCCACCGGGAGCCTGAACGCCCAGACGTCGACGCAGCTCGGTCAGCCGATGTCGGGCTCCTTCGAACTGGTCGAGGGTGAGGGCACGTACACGCTGGAGGCAGCCCAGAACCAGACCATCCGCGAATTCTCGAAGGACCAGTGGGACACCGAGGAGCGCGCCCGGCAGACCATCCGACAGCGCTACGCGAGCGTCGCCGAGCAGCTCGGTGGTAGTGCCACGGTCACGCTGAACTCCTACGCCTTCGCCAACGCCAGCCAGCGTGGCGTCTACCGGCTCGACGTGGACTACACGGTCGAGTACGAGGGCGTCGACGAGGGGCTGGAACGGCAGGCGGCGGCCTACCTCGCCAACTCCGAGCAGTTCAACCTCTCGCGCGAGGCCGCATCGGGCATCGCCGCGAACGTGACGCAGCTGGAGATCGAGCGCATCGCGGCTGACTTCCGGATGCAGGCCCAGTCCGTCGAGGGCAGCTTCGACTTCCAGCTCGAGAACTACAACGACGCCCTGCTGGCCGGCCTCGATGCGGCGGCAGCGTACTCGCCGCCGGAGCAGGAGGTCCCTCCCGTCCAGCCGGACCAGCTCGAAACGCTCCGCGCACAGATCGAAGCTCAGCAGGCCGCCGACCTCACTCGGACGTACTCGCTGAGTGCCTCGCACACTCTGGAGTCCAGCTCGCTGGCGGTCATCGAGCTGCAGGCCCAGTCCCGGACGGAGAACTGGGGGGCCTACGTGAGCGAACTCCAGAGCCGCGACATTCCGGTCGCGAACCAGGAGTTCTCGCTGGCCGCCGATACGTCGGGTGACCAGATCGTCGCGAACGGGTCGCTCAGCGTCGAGCAGGAGGACCTCGTCGACACCGCCGTCGACCAGTTCCTCAACGCGACGGAGACCCAGAACGCGACCGACGAGGACGTCGAACAGGCCCGACAGTTCGTCCGCGCCTTCCGCGAGGCTGGCTTCCAGAAGGCCCGCACCGACGTCAGCGTCAGCGAAGGGAACGTCACCTTCGAGGCGGGCGCGAAGTTCGAGGACATGGCCGCGTTCCGCGACGTGCTCCAGCAGTCCGGTCGGCTCGACCTCTCGGTCAGTCAGGTCGTCGGCCGGTCCAACGAGAGCGGCTCGCTGAACCAGTACGTCTACGTCACGGGTGCAGTCGAGGCCGGCGCCGGTGAGAGCGCCGTCCGCGAACTCTCCGTGGTCGACGAGGACACCACCGTCAACATGCCCGGGTCGTACGACCGCTCGTTCCCCGAGATGGAGACCGAGCGCGCGTACGACTACCTCGGGCTCGAGGCACCGACCCCGACGCCCACCGCGGGCGGCGGTGATGGCGGTGACGGTGGCGACGGCGGCACCTCCAGCGACGGTCAGCCCGGCTTCGGCGCCGTGGCAGCGCTCGTCGCACTCGTCGCGGCGGCCCTCCTCGCCCGCCGCCAGCACTGA